One Halorientalis litorea DNA segment encodes these proteins:
- the rpl12p gene encoding 50S ribosomal protein P1, with product MEYVYAALILNETGTEINEDNLTDVLDAAGVDVEESRVKALVAALEDIDIEDAVAEAAAVPAGGAAASAGGEAEGELEEADEGGDDEDEGGDEAEADEGGDDEDEGDGGEGLGELFG from the coding sequence ATGGAATACGTTTACGCAGCACTCATCCTGAACGAGACTGGCACCGAAATCAACGAAGACAACCTGACCGACGTTCTCGACGCCGCGGGCGTCGACGTGGAGGAGTCCCGCGTCAAGGCCCTCGTCGCGGCACTCGAGGACATCGACATCGAGGACGCCGTGGCGGAGGCCGCGGCCGTCCCCGCGGGCGGCGCGGCCGCATCCGCTGGTGGCGAGGCCGAAGGCGAACTCGAAGAGGCCGACGAAGGCGGCGACGACGAGGACGAAGGCGGCGACGAAGCAGAGGCCGACGAAGGCGGCGACGACGAGGACGAAGGCGACGGCGGCGAAGGCCTCGGCGAACTGTTCGGCTGA
- a CDS encoding TrkA C-terminal domain-containing protein, with the protein MFEIRVADGAPAANKRLADIALPAGSLVVSGDDGNRIARPDTTLDPGKRYVVAVEPAVTEEVMNLFRG; encoded by the coding sequence GTGTTCGAGATACGCGTCGCCGACGGCGCGCCCGCCGCGAACAAACGACTCGCGGACATCGCCCTGCCCGCCGGGTCACTCGTCGTCTCCGGCGACGACGGAAACCGTATCGCCCGGCCGGACACGACGCTCGACCCGGGCAAGCGGTACGTCGTCGCGGTAGAACCGGCCGTCACCGAGGAGGTAATGAACCTCTTTCGTGGGTGA
- a CDS encoding 50S ribosomal protein L11 yields the protein MAGTIEVLVPGGQANPGPPLGPELGPTPVDVQAVVEDINDQTAAFDGTEVPVTVEYEDDGSFEIEVGVPPTAELVKDEAGFETGSGEPQENFVADLTAEQVKQIAEQKHPDLLSYDLKNAAKEVVGTCTSLGVTIEGNNPREFKERVDEGEYDDVFADEATA from the coding sequence ATGGCTGGAACCATCGAGGTACTCGTCCCCGGCGGGCAGGCCAACCCCGGCCCGCCGCTCGGCCCCGAACTCGGGCCGACGCCCGTGGACGTACAGGCAGTTGTCGAGGATATCAACGACCAGACCGCCGCCTTCGACGGGACGGAGGTCCCCGTCACCGTCGAGTACGAGGACGACGGCTCCTTCGAGATAGAGGTCGGCGTCCCGCCGACGGCCGAACTCGTCAAGGACGAGGCCGGATTCGAGACGGGAAGCGGCGAACCCCAGGAGAACTTCGTCGCCGACCTCACGGCCGAGCAGGTCAAGCAGATCGCCGAGCAGAAGCACCCGGACCTGCTCTCCTACGACCTCAAGAACGCCGCGAAGGAAGTCGTCGGCACCTGCACCTCGCTCGGCGTCACCATCGAGGGGAACAACCCCCGCGAGTTCAAGGAGCGCGTCGACGAGGGCGAGTACGACGACGTGTTCGCCGACGAAGCGACCGCGTAG
- a CDS encoding PH domain-containing protein, translating to MLASYDDDAIADEELLTGTGSGGLFTSGYLRDRPLIEYLDEEERVAFLLSNKKKGVRRETEDRATVYAPGDGYQAIAAVTDTRVLFVVGGSGTGGDEVFSVTYAEMEDVKSDSGMLTKHLDVWSTEGVRWRFYVRATVDIEPATEYLERAAVVWSRAERQLGYARKWFVDANEAIDANDHERAREALDQAETHVDEARNVAAQLTTERDDAIWERVRAARERLDATSLEANRARGQHLTRKAERQWRREQYNQAYESYLAARDQYESALEAAPDHAFADAAEIEADIEDITDKLDQLAESPLRRAEQAYERATAVEDPTLAADLLEEALEKYQTTLVLDWGAEETRFVGDREDIRSTIARIVNEIEMTRRTLAERARERGDAHREASRCGDAREAYAAAIDHLQAVVAVARELRPDSVAELQADIEALRGEIEHVDRRIDESGFEFVGDVESDADD from the coding sequence ATGCTCGCCTCCTACGACGACGATGCAATCGCCGACGAAGAGTTGCTGACGGGAACGGGCAGTGGCGGCCTGTTCACCAGCGGGTACCTGCGTGACCGTCCACTCATCGAGTATCTCGACGAGGAGGAGCGGGTTGCCTTCCTATTGTCGAACAAAAAGAAGGGGGTCAGACGAGAGACGGAGGACAGGGCGACGGTGTACGCGCCGGGCGACGGGTACCAGGCCATCGCGGCCGTCACCGACACGCGTGTCCTGTTCGTCGTGGGAGGGAGTGGCACTGGCGGGGACGAGGTGTTCTCGGTCACCTATGCCGAGATGGAGGACGTAAAGAGCGACAGCGGGATGTTGACCAAACACCTCGACGTGTGGTCGACGGAGGGCGTCCGCTGGCGATTCTACGTCCGGGCGACAGTCGACATCGAACCGGCCACCGAGTATCTGGAACGCGCGGCGGTCGTCTGGTCGCGCGCCGAGCGACAACTGGGGTACGCTCGCAAGTGGTTCGTGGACGCGAACGAGGCCATCGACGCCAACGACCACGAGCGCGCACGGGAGGCACTCGACCAAGCGGAGACACACGTCGACGAGGCACGGAACGTGGCTGCCCAACTCACGACGGAGCGGGACGACGCCATCTGGGAGCGAGTTCGGGCCGCGCGTGAACGGCTGGATGCCACCTCGTTGGAGGCAAACCGCGCTCGGGGCCAGCATCTCACACGGAAGGCAGAGCGACAGTGGCGGCGAGAGCAGTACAACCAAGCCTACGAGAGTTACCTCGCGGCGCGCGACCAGTACGAGAGCGCGCTGGAGGCCGCCCCCGACCACGCGTTCGCCGACGCGGCCGAAATCGAAGCCGACATCGAGGACATCACCGACAAACTCGACCAACTCGCCGAGTCGCCCCTCCGGCGGGCCGAGCAGGCGTACGAGCGAGCCACCGCTGTCGAGGACCCGACGCTCGCCGCCGACCTCTTGGAGGAGGCACTGGAGAAGTACCAGACCACACTCGTCCTCGATTGGGGGGCCGAGGAGACGCGCTTCGTCGGCGACCGGGAGGACATCCGGTCGACCATCGCCCGCATCGTCAACGAAATAGAGATGACTCGGCGAACGCTGGCAGAGCGGGCCCGGGAGCGGGGTGACGCACACCGGGAGGCCAGCCGTTGTGGCGACGCCCGCGAGGCGTACGCGGCCGCAATCGACCATCTTCAAGCCGTCGTGGCCGTCGCGCGCGAACTCAGACCCGACTCGGTGGCAGAGTTACAGGCAGACATCGAGGCACTACGCGGCGAAATCGAGCACGTCGACCGACGCATCGACGAGAGCGGTTTCGAGTTCGTCGGCGACGTCGAGTCGGACGCCGACGACTGA
- a CDS encoding 50S ribosomal protein L10 has product MSAERKTETIPQWKQEEVDDLVDTLESYDSVGIVAIAGIPSRQLQAMRRNLHGTAELRVSRNTLMTRALDEVDEGLEDLTEYIGGQVGLIGTDANPFSLYQQLEESKTSAPINDGEVAPNDIVIPEGDTGMDPGQFVGELQAVGADARIQDGSIVVLEDSTVLEAGGVVDDQLAGVLSELGIEPKEVGLDLQAVFADGVLFEPEELELDVEAYEADIRAAAGQARNLSVNAAYPTTATAPTLLAKASGEAKSVALQAAIEDEAVMPDLLSKADGQVRALAAQIDDPDALPEELQGVETPEPDAEPAAGDEEQTDEDDADDAEESDADDAEESDADEDDGGDGGDALGDMFGD; this is encoded by the coding sequence ATGAGCGCAGAACGTAAGACCGAGACGATTCCGCAGTGGAAACAGGAGGAGGTCGACGACCTCGTCGACACGCTCGAATCCTACGACTCCGTGGGTATCGTCGCCATCGCTGGCATTCCGAGCCGACAGCTACAGGCGATGCGCCGGAACCTCCACGGGACGGCCGAACTGCGCGTGAGCCGGAACACGCTCATGACGCGGGCACTCGACGAAGTCGACGAGGGCCTCGAAGACCTGACCGAGTACATCGGCGGGCAGGTCGGACTCATCGGGACGGACGCGAACCCGTTCTCGCTGTACCAGCAGCTCGAAGAGTCCAAGACGTCGGCCCCCATCAACGACGGCGAAGTCGCGCCCAACGACATCGTCATCCCCGAGGGCGACACCGGGATGGACCCCGGACAGTTCGTCGGTGAACTGCAAGCCGTCGGTGCGGACGCCCGCATTCAGGACGGCTCCATCGTCGTCCTCGAAGACTCGACGGTGCTCGAAGCGGGCGGCGTGGTGGACGACCAGCTCGCTGGCGTCCTCAGCGAACTCGGTATCGAACCCAAAGAGGTCGGACTCGACCTGCAGGCCGTCTTCGCGGACGGCGTGCTGTTCGAGCCCGAGGAACTCGAACTCGATGTCGAGGCCTACGAGGCCGACATCCGGGCGGCCGCCGGACAGGCCCGGAACCTCTCGGTCAACGCCGCCTACCCGACGACGGCGACGGCCCCGACACTGCTGGCCAAGGCCAGCGGCGAGGCCAAGTCCGTCGCCCTACAGGCCGCAATCGAGGACGAGGCAGTCATGCCCGACCTCCTGAGCAAGGCCGACGGACAGGTGCGGGCACTCGCGGCGCAGATAGACGACCCCGACGCACTCCCCGAAGAGTTGCAGGGAGTCGAGACACCCGAACCGGACGCGGAACCGGCAGCGGGTGACGAGGAACAGACTGACGAAGACGACGCGGACGACGCCGAGGAGAGCGACGCCGACGACGCCGAGGAGAGCGACGCCGACGAGGACGACGGCGGCGACGGTGGCGACGCCCTCGGAGACATGTTCGGAGACTAA
- a CDS encoding OBG GTPase family GTP-binding protein produces MGLEEEIREIEEEIAETPYNKSTEAHIGRLKSKLAQKKEKLEQQQSSGSSGPGYAVEKHGDATVALVGFPSVGKSTLLNALTNADSEVGEYEFTTLDVNPGMLQYNGANIQILDVPGLIEGAAEGRGDGQAVLSVVRTADLVVFMLDVFEIDQYARLREELYRNKVRVDTEPPRISIRRKGKDGLSVTASVDLDLDEGTIKEVLRENGFVNADVTIGEQVDIDRLIDGVMDNREYLPSIVAVNKADLIDPDYLPTVEENLRDHDIDPDEAVFISAEEEKGLDALKAELWDALGLIRVYMDKPGRGVDYDEPLVLRRGDTVGDACRKLGGEFEDRFRFARVSGPSAKHDEQQVGTDHELADEDVLRIVRRK; encoded by the coding sequence ATGGGGCTTGAGGAGGAAATCCGTGAGATAGAGGAGGAAATCGCCGAGACGCCCTACAACAAGTCAACCGAGGCACACATCGGCCGCCTGAAGTCGAAACTCGCACAGAAGAAGGAGAAACTCGAACAGCAACAGTCCTCGGGCTCTAGCGGCCCGGGCTACGCCGTCGAGAAACACGGCGACGCCACCGTCGCCCTCGTCGGGTTCCCGAGCGTCGGCAAGTCCACGCTCCTCAACGCCCTCACCAACGCCGACAGCGAAGTCGGGGAGTACGAGTTCACGACGCTGGACGTGAACCCCGGAATGTTGCAGTACAACGGCGCGAACATCCAGATACTCGACGTGCCGGGCCTCATCGAGGGGGCCGCCGAGGGGCGCGGTGACGGACAGGCCGTCCTCTCCGTCGTCCGGACCGCAGACCTCGTCGTCTTCATGCTCGACGTGTTCGAGATAGACCAGTACGCGCGCCTGCGCGAGGAGCTGTACCGCAACAAGGTCCGCGTCGACACCGAACCGCCCCGCATCTCCATCCGCCGAAAGGGGAAAGACGGACTCTCCGTGACTGCGAGCGTCGACCTCGATTTGGACGAGGGGACTATCAAGGAGGTACTCCGGGAGAACGGCTTCGTCAACGCGGACGTGACCATCGGCGAGCAGGTGGATATCGACCGTCTCATCGACGGCGTGATGGACAACCGGGAGTACCTCCCCTCCATCGTCGCCGTCAACAAGGCCGACCTCATCGACCCGGACTACCTCCCGACGGTCGAAGAGAACCTCCGTGACCACGACATCGACCCCGACGAGGCGGTGTTCATCAGTGCCGAGGAGGAGAAAGGGCTGGACGCGCTGAAGGCGGAACTCTGGGACGCCCTCGGCCTCATCCGTGTCTACATGGACAAGCCGGGCCGGGGCGTCGACTACGACGAACCGCTGGTACTCCGCCGGGGCGACACCGTCGGAGACGCTTGCCGGAAACTCGGGGGCGAGTTCGAGGACCGCTTCCGCTTCGCCCGCGTCTCCGGCCCGAGTGCCAAACACGACGAACAGCAGGTCGGGACTGACCACGAACTGGCCGACGAGGACGTGCTCCGCATCGTCCGGCGGAAGTAA
- a CDS encoding TIGR04206 family protein, with product MTATRHRLLVFAGLAVLPWTVVVTGGAPTLFFTVGFLNLDPFALTTITDYYFAFTEGLPGFLNAYGIGVGLFVLAVGSAATGLFGREDERVTAALLVLAGISQATFALGFLRRPGVVAFPVGTVFLWGAVWWYYWPPFRALLTGAGGDPS from the coding sequence GTGACCGCCACGCGCCATCGCCTCCTCGTGTTCGCCGGCCTCGCCGTCCTCCCGTGGACCGTCGTGGTCACCGGGGGCGCGCCGACGCTGTTTTTCACCGTCGGCTTCCTCAACCTCGACCCGTTCGCGCTGACGACCATCACGGACTACTACTTCGCGTTCACCGAGGGCCTGCCGGGGTTCCTGAACGCCTACGGCATCGGGGTCGGTCTCTTCGTGCTTGCAGTCGGGAGTGCTGCCACGGGGCTGTTCGGCCGGGAGGACGAGCGCGTGACGGCCGCGCTTCTCGTTCTCGCCGGAATCAGTCAGGCTACCTTCGCCCTCGGGTTCCTCCGGCGGCCGGGCGTCGTCGCGTTCCCCGTCGGGACTGTCTTCCTCTGGGGGGCCGTCTGGTGGTACTACTGGCCCCCGTTCCGGGCACTCCTGACCGGTGCTGGCGGCGACCCGTCCTGA
- a CDS encoding tripartite tricarboxylate transporter permease: protein MGWSVLGTRVAVAPEAAALALGFVCGGVLLGTVSGLVPGLHANNMALLLAAGVAAVPGPPRLVGAAMLAAGTVHTFLDVVPALALGVPDPAMAASSLPGHELVLAGRGREALRLSALGSGLAVVLAVPLAVPITELVTAVYPTVRAHLPAVLAGVCVLLVTTEGTYRAKVGAAVGLVASGALGLVTLDSNPSGLVDAGGMLAPLFAGLFGAPVLVEALGGGGVPAQDDATVALSRSAVGGLSLLGTVSGALVGFVPGVSSGVAGTGALLAVPYRYGARGFVVTTSGVNTANTIFALFALHALGSPRTGVLVAAEAAGVPMALPLLLASVAFAAAVGFVLVVVLGDRYLRVVGRVDYTALSVAVLCLLAGVSFVFAGPLGIAVYGVAGVVGLVPQRFGARRVNLMGVLLVPLSTGL, encoded by the coding sequence ATGGGGTGGAGTGTCCTCGGGACGCGCGTGGCTGTCGCGCCGGAAGCGGCCGCGCTCGCACTCGGGTTCGTCTGCGGGGGGGTCCTCCTCGGCACCGTTTCGGGCCTCGTGCCGGGCCTGCACGCGAACAACATGGCACTGTTGCTGGCGGCCGGTGTGGCGGCAGTACCCGGGCCGCCGCGACTCGTCGGCGCGGCCATGCTCGCCGCCGGGACGGTCCACACCTTCCTCGACGTCGTGCCCGCGCTGGCACTCGGGGTCCCCGACCCGGCGATGGCCGCCAGTTCCCTCCCCGGTCACGAGTTGGTGCTGGCTGGCCGCGGCCGGGAAGCACTCAGGCTGTCGGCACTCGGGAGCGGACTGGCCGTCGTCCTCGCGGTACCGCTCGCGGTGCCGATAACCGAACTCGTCACCGCCGTCTACCCGACGGTTCGGGCACACCTCCCGGCGGTGCTGGCCGGCGTCTGCGTCCTGCTGGTCACGACCGAAGGGACCTACCGGGCGAAGGTCGGCGCGGCAGTCGGTCTCGTCGCGAGCGGCGCGTTGGGACTGGTCACGCTCGACTCGAATCCGTCGGGATTGGTCGACGCTGGCGGAATGTTGGCACCGCTGTTCGCGGGGTTGTTCGGCGCGCCGGTGTTGGTGGAGGCACTCGGGGGTGGTGGCGTCCCGGCGCAGGACGACGCGACGGTCGCACTCTCCCGGTCCGCCGTCGGCGGACTGTCGCTGTTGGGGACCGTCTCTGGCGCGCTCGTCGGGTTCGTCCCCGGCGTCTCCAGCGGCGTCGCCGGGACGGGCGCGTTGCTCGCCGTCCCGTATCGCTACGGTGCGCGCGGATTCGTCGTCACGACCAGCGGCGTCAACACGGCGAACACGATTTTCGCGCTGTTCGCACTCCATGCACTGGGGTCGCCTCGGACCGGCGTCCTCGTCGCCGCCGAAGCGGCGGGTGTCCCGATGGCACTCCCGCTGTTGCTCGCCAGTGTCGCGTTCGCGGCGGCAGTCGGGTTCGTCCTCGTCGTGGTCCTCGGCGACCGCTACCTCCGTGTCGTGGGCCGCGTGGACTACACCGCCCTCTCGGTTGCGGTCCTCTGTCTCTTGGCGGGCGTGTCGTTCGTGTTCGCCGGACCGCTCGGCATCGCGGTGTACGGCGTCGCCGGGGTGGTCGGCCTCGTTCCCCAGCGGTTCGGTGCCAGACGGGTGAACCTGATGGGCGTACTGCTCGTCCCGCTGAGTACTGGCCTATAA
- a CDS encoding sensor histidine kinase, producing the protein MLQSTPYTVPLALVVLLGVAGAALTWRKSESAAERWFVAIELSMAVWASVHLLTVSAVSLPTKERILVVGLPLLLFLPISLLGFTLHYTGRNHWVTRRTLAGLLLLPAVSAASATTNSYHGLYYANVRLVDHGQYTVASFEWRPASTALIVLSWVIILACIGMLFEKFRRSRNVYRKLSFILLVSFGVMWLANVASFVGLSPFPHFTLLPLTFLAFGSIALLTTANVRFVRAIPLERLLSAVSTRFGGVVVMARDFIVEEIDNGVIVLDTDGVVVDINTTAKEILGVDRPVGQRISTVVDFDAIRKEGTLVVALRNDLQVDDLRDELWVDTDGGKRCYDVSVSAVTDGDDATGRVVLIHDITDQKRREEQLRERERTLQQRTTDLEQRSQQLEHQNEQLDQFASIVSHDLRNPLNVASGHAELLAAEVETTDEVDSEHVARIVEAHERMGDIIDDALELARQGKAITETESVELAGLAAEAWENVGTDGSTLVVETDRTVGADRDRLLNVFENLFRNSVEHGSTGSRHSSSAGDTVEHAADGESEPRKTEDGATEEASVPAADGVTVTVGDTGDGFYVADDGDGIPEDKRDDVLEQGYTTSGDGTGLGLAIVDDIARAHGWTVSVTESVDGGARFEFAGVEPPGETVGHTQESASSTRDAFEP; encoded by the coding sequence ATGCTCCAGTCGACGCCCTACACCGTGCCGTTGGCCCTCGTCGTGCTGTTGGGCGTGGCTGGGGCCGCGTTGACGTGGCGAAAGAGTGAGAGTGCGGCGGAGCGGTGGTTCGTCGCCATCGAGTTGTCGATGGCAGTGTGGGCTAGCGTTCACCTCCTCACCGTCTCGGCGGTATCGCTCCCGACCAAAGAGCGGATTCTCGTGGTCGGGTTACCGCTGTTGCTGTTTCTCCCGATTAGCCTTCTCGGGTTCACCCTCCACTACACGGGCCGGAATCACTGGGTGACCCGTCGGACGCTGGCTGGACTGTTACTCCTCCCGGCGGTGAGTGCTGCCAGTGCGACGACGAACAGTTACCACGGCCTCTACTACGCGAACGTGCGGCTCGTGGACCACGGTCAGTACACCGTGGCCTCGTTCGAGTGGCGACCGGCCTCGACCGCTCTGATCGTTCTCTCGTGGGTAATTATCCTCGCGTGTATCGGAATGTTGTTCGAGAAGTTCCGTCGGTCACGCAACGTCTACCGGAAGTTGAGCTTCATCCTGCTGGTGTCGTTCGGTGTGATGTGGTTGGCGAACGTGGCGAGTTTCGTCGGGCTGAGTCCGTTTCCACACTTCACGCTGTTGCCGCTCACGTTCCTCGCGTTCGGGTCCATCGCGCTTCTGACGACGGCGAACGTGCGGTTCGTTCGGGCGATTCCGCTCGAACGGCTCCTTTCGGCCGTGAGTACCCGCTTCGGGGGCGTAGTCGTCATGGCCCGTGATTTCATCGTCGAGGAGATCGACAACGGCGTCATCGTTCTCGACACCGACGGCGTCGTCGTCGACATCAACACGACGGCAAAGGAGATACTGGGCGTCGACCGACCGGTCGGCCAGCGGATTTCCACGGTGGTGGACTTCGACGCCATCCGCAAGGAGGGGACGCTCGTCGTGGCACTCCGGAACGACTTACAGGTAGACGACCTACGCGACGAGTTGTGGGTCGACACGGACGGGGGAAAACGGTGTTACGACGTGAGCGTCTCTGCGGTGACTGACGGCGACGACGCCACTGGACGGGTGGTCCTCATACACGACATCACCGACCAGAAACGCCGTGAGGAGCAACTGCGCGAGCGCGAGCGGACGCTCCAGCAACGGACGACGGACCTCGAACAGCGGAGCCAACAACTCGAACATCAGAACGAACAACTCGACCAGTTCGCGAGCATCGTCTCTCACGACCTCCGGAATCCCCTGAACGTCGCCAGCGGACACGCGGAACTGCTCGCCGCCGAGGTGGAGACGACCGACGAAGTAGACTCCGAACACGTGGCGCGTATCGTCGAGGCACACGAACGGATGGGCGACATCATCGACGACGCGCTGGAGTTGGCCCGACAGGGGAAGGCAATCACGGAGACGGAGTCGGTCGAACTCGCCGGTCTCGCGGCCGAGGCGTGGGAGAACGTCGGGACCGACGGGTCGACACTCGTCGTGGAGACAGACCGCACAGTCGGGGCCGACCGGGACCGACTGCTCAACGTCTTCGAGAACCTGTTTCGAAACAGTGTCGAGCATGGCTCGACGGGCAGTCGGCACTCGTCGAGTGCTGGCGACACCGTCGAACACGCTGCGGACGGCGAGTCAGAGCCGAGGAAAACTGAAGACGGGGCGACGGAGGAGGCGTCGGTACCGGCGGCCGACGGCGTGACCGTAACCGTCGGGGACACCGGCGACGGGTTCTACGTCGCGGACGATGGTGACGGCATTCCCGAAGACAAGCGCGACGACGTCCTTGAGCAGGGCTACACGACCAGCGGCGACGGGACCGGTCTCGGCCTCGCAATCGTCGACGACATCGCACGGGCACACGGCTGGACCGTCTCGGTGACTGAGAGTGTGGACGGAGGGGCACGCTTCGAGTTCGCCGGCGTCGAACCACCCGGTGAGACGGTCGGGCACACCCAAGAGTCCGCGTCGTCCACGAGGGATGCGTTCGAGCCGTAA
- a CDS encoding VNG_1110C family protein, translated as MTSAAMLRDSTQILLPESVLGDLRNDLEERFTLTILTDESEVRIVGSPVEIKDASEFLARNGISVQ; from the coding sequence ATGACAAGCGCGGCGATGCTACGCGACAGCACGCAGATTCTGCTTCCGGAGAGCGTGCTGGGCGACCTCCGGAACGACCTCGAAGAGCGGTTCACGCTCACCATTCTGACCGACGAGTCCGAGGTGCGAATCGTCGGGAGTCCGGTCGAGATAAAGGACGCGAGCGAGTTCCTCGCCCGCAACGGCATCTCGGTACAGTAG
- a CDS encoding 50S ribosomal protein L1, protein MADQDIEQAVTRALEEAPPRNFRETVDLAINLRDLDLNDPSNRVDTGVVLPEGTGQETSIVVFAEGETAIRAEDVADDVLDGNELEELGDDDEAKDLADETDFFIAEQNMMQDIGRYLGTVLGPRGKMPTPLDPDDDVVEVVERMKNTVQLRSKERRTFHTRVGAEDMDAEAIADNIDVIVRRLHAELEKGPLNIDSVFVKTTMGPAVEVA, encoded by the coding sequence ATGGCAGATCAGGACATAGAGCAAGCGGTAACTCGCGCACTAGAGGAGGCACCGCCACGGAACTTCCGTGAGACGGTCGACCTCGCTATCAACCTGCGCGACCTCGATTTGAACGACCCGTCGAACCGTGTCGATACGGGTGTCGTTCTCCCCGAAGGCACGGGCCAAGAGACGAGCATCGTCGTCTTCGCGGAGGGTGAGACAGCCATCCGCGCAGAGGACGTTGCCGACGACGTGCTCGACGGGAACGAACTCGAAGAACTGGGCGACGACGACGAGGCCAAGGACCTCGCCGACGAGACCGACTTCTTCATCGCGGAGCAGAACATGATGCAGGACATCGGTCGCTACCTCGGGACGGTCCTCGGCCCGCGCGGGAAGATGCCGACCCCGCTCGACCCCGACGACGACGTGGTCGAAGTCGTCGAACGCATGAAAAACACAGTGCAGCTCCGCAGCAAGGAGCGGCGGACGTTCCACACGCGCGTCGGCGCGGAGGACATGGACGCCGAAGCCATCGCGGACAACATCGACGTCATCGTCCGGCGGCTGCACGCCGAGTTGGAGAAGGGACCGCTCAACATCGACTCGGTGTTCGTCAAGACCACGATGGGTCCCGCAGTGGAGGTCGCGTAA
- the corA gene encoding magnesium/cobalt transporter CorA, whose amino-acid sequence MISAVAYGADGVTEYDDIATARDAAGTTWVRASDASAADLRTVADAFDIHQLVVENVRDGVRPKTEEYADHTFTLIKTAELAGGDQIFAEEVIDETVGICFGDDWVLTMTTVPDTPVERVWRAVVSGDERLLQRGPDFTAYRVMDVVVDEYFDLLDRLEDQIERIEEAVTVSTDIETLDAINSLRRDLLAFRKLVWPCRGAVDILARGDPEYVQPASEKYFRNLYDHLVQIVDLTETYRDLTVGTRDIYLNTVSQSTNEVMKVLTVIATVFLPLTFVVGVYGMNFTGGPYNMPELGWEYGYPAVMVGMALLGVGMLAYFRRRGYL is encoded by the coding sequence GTGATTTCGGCCGTCGCCTACGGTGCCGACGGCGTCACCGAGTACGACGATATCGCGACGGCCCGCGACGCCGCCGGGACGACGTGGGTGCGGGCCAGCGACGCCTCCGCCGCGGACTTGCGCACCGTTGCCGACGCCTTCGACATCCACCAGCTGGTCGTCGAGAACGTCCGCGACGGCGTCCGACCGAAAACCGAAGAGTACGCCGACCACACCTTCACGCTCATCAAGACTGCCGAACTCGCGGGTGGTGACCAGATATTCGCCGAGGAGGTCATCGACGAGACGGTCGGTATCTGCTTCGGGGACGACTGGGTGCTGACGATGACGACGGTTCCCGACACACCCGTCGAGCGCGTCTGGCGGGCCGTGGTCTCCGGCGACGAGCGACTGCTCCAGCGTGGCCCCGACTTCACCGCGTACCGCGTCATGGACGTGGTCGTCGACGAGTACTTCGACCTGCTCGACCGACTCGAAGACCAGATAGAACGCATCGAGGAAGCGGTGACCGTCTCGACGGACATCGAGACGCTCGACGCCATCAACTCGCTCCGGCGTGACCTGCTCGCGTTCCGCAAACTCGTCTGGCCCTGTCGGGGTGCGGTCGATATCCTCGCCCGCGGCGACCCGGAGTACGTCCAGCCAGCCAGCGAGAAGTACTTCAGGAACTTGTACGACCATCTCGTCCAAATCGTCGACCTCACCGAGACGTACCGCGACCTCACCGTGGGGACGCGGGACATCTACCTCAACACCGTCTCTCAGTCCACGAACGAGGTGATGAAGGTGCTGACGGTCATCGCAACCGTGTTCCTCCCGCTGACCTTCGTCGTCGGCGTCTACGGAATGAACTTCACCGGCGGCCCGTACAACATGCCCGAACTCGGCTGGGAGTACGGCTACCCGGCCGTCATGGTCGGGATGGCGCTGCTCGGCGTCGGGATGCTCGCCTACTTCCGCCGCCGAGGATACTTATAG